The DNA sequence GGATCTCCCGGTGGCTCACGCATTATCGGATATGTTGCCTCAACTATTATCGCGCATTTAGATTGGGGAATGGGAATTCAACAAGCAATAGATTTACCGCATTTAGTGAACCGTTTTGGAACCTATGATATTGAACAAGATACCAAGGCAATACGATTTAAAGAAGCGCTTGAGATGATGGGCTATGAAGTGAATATTCGCGATCTAAACTCTGGACTTCACGCAATCCTATTTAAAGATGGTAAATTAATCGGCGGCGCAGATCCTCGTCGTGAGGGTATTGCTTTAGGAGATTAACGACTGCAGCTCTCAATCAGTTAAAACGCCCGTATGACACCGGCGTTTTTCCACCCATAATAGAACTACAATACAATGATAGTTAGTGACGGGAGTTGTTTTGTTTAAAAAATTTAGCTTTGCTTAATAGTTAACCTAAATTTGGGATAAGAATTAAACGCAATAACCACCTACTAAAGTAGGTGGTTATTGATTTATGGACTAAAGTCCAGATACGGGTCAAAGACCCATTTTTTTGGTGCTCAGTTCTAACATTATCATCGACTTTTGGCTTAAAATAATGGGCTAAATACTCTTTAATCATTTCTTTGGTAACATCCCCAGATGTGACACAAAAATATCCTCTAGACCAAAAATGACACCCCCGTATCGCTTTTTTAAGTCGGGGAAACATTCAAATAGTTTAGATGATGATCTCCCCTTCAACCCAATATCACCTTTTAAAACTTAATACCTATATTTAGTAACAAAAACAAAATGAGACTGAATCTTAAAAACCGTATGACTAACATATCGATAATCCATTCCCATCTCCTAACCAAAAGTTGAATGCAGTCACTCTGGCATGAACTGATGTAATCCATTAATTTAATCTTCTATTGAGGCGCAGGATAAATGTAATATTGGCAGCTCACCCATGGGCAAGTACAGGAAAACGTCAAGTTGATAAAAACGATACGGAATAGTCCCAAGCAGAAGCTTTAACATAATAGAGAACAAGGCTAAAGAATTGGTGAAGCCAAGACTAAGATTGAAGTAGTGTTTGCCCCCCATCCCAAAACAACTTACAGCCCGAGAGAAACAGAAATATGTAACACAAGCGGTAGACCAATGGCTGGCTTACCCTGTGCAGTAACCACACTCCTATTTTCACACCAACGGGTGCCAACGGCATCAACACCAGCGAAGTCATCAAGTTGGTCTGATTAAATCCACCCAATAGGCTATACGGGATCAGTTTAAACAAATTAAGAACCCCCAATAATACCGCCATAGTGGCGACAAACACTATTTTATCCAGTTTCAATGGTAACAAATAGATACTGGCTGGCCCGCCGCCTGCATGAATAGCAGTGCTGGAAAAACCACTCATTAGACTCCAAAACCAAGCACTAAGGGTTCCTCTTTTTTTCTGCTTATCTGCGCCGAGGGCAATGTACTGCAGACAAAAAAACAGTGATAAACCACCTATCAGTAATTTCAGTCCTGATTCTGGTGTTACGCTCAAAAAGAGACCGGCCAACGCAACCCCTATTAAAGACCCTGGCAGCATACCTCTTAATAGCCCATAATCCGCATGCCGATAGTGTTGTTTAACGGCGAAAAAGTCCATCACACATAGAATAGGCAATAATATAGCTGCTGCCTGAGAGGCCACGATAACCATTGACATCAAAGGCACTGCAATAATACCCAACGCCCCTCCAAATCCTCCTTTACTGATACCATAGATTAATACTGCAGGAATAGCCGTGGCATAAAACCAAGGATCTAAAACAATCATCACTGTATTACCCTGTTAAAAGTTATATTTATTGCCAGTCCATTGAAGATATAAGCAGCAACCCATCATCTAAAAAATACATCACAATATTGCTTATCTTGAACTCTACCGGCGTATTGAAGCGGATCAACATGACAATATTACCAACTTGAGCATGCCAGAAAAATAACAACAGGTATAAGCACAATTGCCAACTTGATTATGCCAGAAAATAGCAGCTGGTATAAGCACAATGAAACTTGTTGTCGCGGCCCCAAAAAAATTATTTTCACGATACCGCCAAGTCTCATTATAAGTAGCAATTAAGCCAACAAGTTGCATTATTGGCTGCCACAAAAAAACCCAGTCAGCTTCGGCACTAACTAGGCTTACTCGAATGTTTGGTCTATTACATGGTTGGCATAACAAAGCTGCTAGCGTGCTCTTCTAAACGCACACTGGCAGGCCAACGACTGGTCACAGTTTTCATGCGCGTATAAAAACGTACACCATCACTGCCGTGTACATTCAATGGTCCAAAGACCGAGCGTTTCCATCCACCAAAGCTGTGGAATGCCATAGGTACAGGAATAGGTACATTGATGCCGACCATTCCAGCCAGAACATCTTCACTGAACTGGCGGGCAGATTCACCATCACGGGTAAAGATAGCAGTACCATTACCGAATTCATGATTATTAATCAGTTCAAGCCCGGTCTGATAATTCGGTACTCGCACTACTACTAATACCGGACCAAAAATCTCTTCTTTATAAATGCTCATATCCGGTAAGACATTATCAAATAACGTAGGTCCTACAAAATAGCCCGCTTCATGTCCGTCTACTGTTAAATGACGACCATCAACCAGCAGTGAAGCACCCTGCTGTTCACCCGCTGTAATGTAATCACAGATTTTAGCTTTATGCTGAGCCGTCACCACAGGTCCCATGTCGTTTTCTGGTCCATCAACTATGCCAGGGCCAACGCGCATCTCTTTGATCTGAGCTTGCAGCTTTTCAACCAGTTGGTCACCGGTTTCATCACCGACCGCGACAACAACAGACAAGGCCATGCAGCGCTCACCCGCAGCACCGTAAGCCGCGCCCATGATGGCATTAGCCGCCATATCAAGGTCTGCATCGGGCATCAATAAACAGTGGTTTTTCGCGCCACCCAAAGCTTGACAACGTTTACCATGGGCAGATGCGGTGCTGTAAATATATTCAGCAATAGGTGTTGAACCAACAAAACTTGCCGCTTGTACACGCGGATCAGTCAACAGTACATCGACCGCTTGTTTATCACCATTAACAACATTAAACACGCCATCGGGCAATCCGGCTTGTTTCAACAATGCAGCCAGTTCCAATGCGAAGGATGGATCTTTTTCCGATGGTTTGAGTACAAAGGTATTGCCCGTCGCTATTGCAATCGGAAACATCCACATCGGCACCATAGCCGGAAAATTAAAGGGTGTAATTCCGACACAGACCCCTAGCGGCTGCATCAACGAATGGCTGTCCACGCCCGTTCCCACATTGGCTGAATGTTCGCCTTTTTGCAGGTGCGGAATACCACAGGCATACTCCACCACTTCCAACCCGCGCGTAATTTCTCCAACGGCATCGGAATACACTTTACCGTGTTCATTTGAAATCAGACGCGCCAGTCTGTCCATATTGGTCTCTAATAACGCCTTAAAAGCAAACATGACTCGGGCACGTTTTAACGGTGGCATTTTTGCCCAGGCCGGAAAGGCGCTATCAGCCGCAGTAATCGCTTTTTCCGTTTCGGCTTCATTGCTAAGCACGACCTGTCTGGTTTGCTTACCCGTCGCAGGGTTAAAGACAGGGGAAAACCGTTGACTGTTGCTTTCACTGATCTGGCCATTAATAAAGTTTTGAACTGTTTCCATGTGTTACTCCCTTAAAGACTCGTTGTTAATAATATGATGAGCTGGATTCTGTTATATTTTTTGACTATAGGCCCACACAGCACATTGTTGCCGAGACTGAAAATGGCGTGCTAATTGGCTTTAATTTACTCTATCAAGGTGACGTCATCAATTTTATTTGCAAGCCATGGACGCGACGATTGAACAAATATCCTATGCACACTGCATAGGCTCAACCCGAAGAACCTTCGGTATTTCTACTCCCAACTTAGTTATCAGCCATTAATGACAGTGCGTTACTTCCACCTTGCTGAGCATAAAATAGCCTCCTGCAGGAAAAAACAGCAAAAATAAACAGACTATAGCTATTTTTCTGATTTTTATGGGCCATCTGCTAAATTTTAAGGTCATTGTGATCATTTAAATGGGATGCTAAAAACGCTTTAAAATGAATGGCGACTGCCGAAGTCAAAGAGGAGGCTGGTGTCATTTCAGAGGTCGGCTTTTTTTCCTGCTCTGGCTCTTTTAACAGCTAGGGATCGATAGTGATAACATACTGTGATGACGGATGCATCGCGCGGTTTAGCAGCGGGATCACGACTAACATTCCCGCCAGAATAGCCAAATTCATCGTTGAAAATAAAGTCTCATTGATACCTATCGCAGATGTGACTACTCTGGCTGTGACGCCTTCCAAGTTTACACCACTGGCTAAAGGTACCGTGCCAGAATAAGAAACCAGTATAAGCTGAAGTAATGAGCAGGCGATAGACGACACCTATCACTTTAGCCGCTAATTCCCGGGCAAATATAGCACTGATAACAGCCACCAGCAGAATCGCCTGTCCGAGGGGGCTGTATAGCTAGACGTTTTTAAAAACAGGGGCGCAGGCCATTGCATGGCCAATTAACAACACCATAGACATTTGCATGGCAAAGGTCAGTAGCTTCCAGAAGCCACCGGACCAGGCGCCAATGACCTGAAGCGGATTTTTTCCTGTGGCTGGCATCATTATCACAAATACAGCTAAAGTGAGTAAGGCTGCAAAATAAAGAGATTAGGCAGATAGCGTTTCACAATAGCAACAAAAAATTGGGTAAGCCACTGCAGACCATTTAGTTGCTAGACGTTGGTATCGTCGACTTTATTCAAGTTCATATATACTTCCTTGTTCTAGTTATTTTATAATGAAAATAGGTATTTTTTATCTCCATCTGATTGAAACAGAGCAATACATTGTTCGACATGACCGTCTGGTGGTATTACTTTTACTCTTATCTTCAGTCATAACGCACATAGATTGGCACAGTAACACTAATGATTTTAAATTCTATAATGTCCCTTTTTATCTATTTTCATTTTCAACAAGCAGCGCAACACCTTGACCTCCACCGATACACAATGTCGCCAGTCCGTAGCGTTCTTTTCGCTTAGTCAGTTCGTGAAGCAGGGTGACAAGTATGCGTGCACCGCTGGCTCCGACCGGATGACCAAGAGAAATTGCGCCGCCGTTTACATTTGTAATAGCAGGGTCTAGACCCAGGCCTTTGATAACAGACAGGCATTGAGATGCAAATGCTTCATTTGCTTCAACCAAATTCAAGTCTTGAACCGTCAGGCCAGCTTTTTTCAGCGCTTTTTGTGTTGCCGGCACGGGGCCATACCCCATAATATCAGGATCAACCCCAGCTGCACCTTGCGCACGAATAGTGACCATAGGTGTTAACCCCAGTGCCAGCGCTTTTTCTTTACTCATAAGAACGACGGCAGCTGCACCATCATTTAAACCCGATGCATTTGCGGCCGTCACTGTGCCATCTTTTTTAAAGGCTGGACGTGCTTTACTGATAACCTTAAGTGGTATCCCGAAACGCGGGTATTCATCACTATCAACAATGGTATCACCACCGCGCGTTGAGATAATGTGCGCAGCAATCTCATTTTTAAATCTGCCGGATGTTATCGCTGTTTCTGCGCGCTGTTGAGATTGAAGCGCGTATGCATCCTGCTCTTCGCGGGAGATTTGGTATTTTTTCGCTAAATTTTCAGCGGTAATGCCCATATGAAAACCACTAAACGCATCAATTAAGCCATCCTTAAGTACAATATCAGTCAGTTGAGAGTTACCCGTTTTCGCGCCTGTGCGATGTGAATCAAGGGTATATACTGCATTAGACATCGATTCTGTACCGCCAGCAACAACGATTTCTGATTCGCCCGTTTGGATTTGCAGCACCGCATCCATCACCGCTTTTAATCCGGATCCGCATACCATTGAGACCACATTGGCGGTTGCCTGATCGGGAATACCTGCAAATTTAGCTATTTGGCGAGCGGGGTTCTGACCAAGACCTGCTGAAAAGACATGACCAAAAATCAGATTATCGACTTGTTGTGGTGTTACATTTGCGGCCTCCAAGGCAGATTTTACCGCTGTGACAGCCAGATCGATGGGTGATACATTATTGAATACACCGAGATAAGAACCAATTGCAGTGCGTTTTGCACTTACGATAACGACATCTTTCATAAGATTACCTTCTTTCAGATTGTTAAAATTCAGTGACATCATTGCCTTCAGTACCTTGAATTTTAAACATAATGATTCATTGGTAGCAGGAGGATGTCTGTCGATTAGATTTATTTCATTGTTCTGGGGTCTGTTTTTTCTGGGAGCAATGCTCACACATTCCCCCGTTATAAAATAGTTATGGAATTTTCTATTTTAGCTGCCAAGCTGCCAAGGTGAGAGGATTGTCCCAGTTAACATTTGCGGCCTCACTTTCCGTGCAGTGGTTCTGCCTTATTGGATTGCAGTTAATGTTACTAAAATGTTAATACTATATTACCTCATCAGAACATAACAAATAAAATTTTCCGTTCAATAATAGGTGAAAATATTGAGGTGAGATCAAATTTTTGATCCGTGGGACTACTTTAGGACTGTTTTTTGCCGGAATAAAAGGGGCTTTTTATTAATGGGAAATATGCTGAAAAAATTTATCTCAATACATTATTAATGGTGAAAATTATTTCAAGTAAGAAGCCGTTTAACAACAGCTATTACCCTAAGAAAACTCAGTGATTATTATTGGTTATGTAAATACTAACCCTAAGCATTTTTCTATTCGGACAATTCACTCCATAGCATCAATCATATGGCAAATAACAACTTAACCACACTTATTTTTAGCGTAAAATCAGCCCTTCGACTTTAAGTTAATAGTATTCAGAAATAACCTTGGATCGGCAATTTTATCCAGCATTGAAGTATCGGGCAAACAGTCGTCATCAACATAATCAGCATAATCCCCTGCTGAATCAAAGACTAGAATATCCAATGCTAATCTATCCAAGCCGTATCGACCACGGTGAATCATATCGGCCGAAAAAACTAACAAGTCGCCCGCGGCTAATTCAATTTCCTGACCGGTTGAGAGGTTGTCACTGCTCACTCTCCCCTTGATTTCTTCGCGCACATTAAATTCTTCATCGCTGTCCCAGCGTTTATGGGTTCCAGGCACCAGTTCTATGCCGGGTTCATCAAATAAAGGCACACGAAGATGTAATACCTGCGGATTATAAATCACTTTCTTTTGGTCTTCGATATCATAATCATATTGGCAGTCTCGATGCCAAAAATCTTTTTGCTCAGGACTCACCGGGTCAAAGAATAATTGGGTATTCATAAAAGCGGGATCAGCCGCCATAACCGACTCGACAATATTCATTATTTTTTTTGAGCTGATAAAATTAAAAAGCTTTACCCGGTTGTCATATCCTAAGTACTGACTGCCGGTGATTAAAGATGAATTAAACGCTTCCTCCCGATAGAAAATTTCGTTGTCATCTTTCCATAAGGTATGAAATTTTAATATTACCTTTCTAAGAGATGAAATCTCAGACGCAGTAAAATAATCTCTTATCACAAAGTAACCTTGTGCATCATAAGTAGTTTTTAATTGACTTGGATTAGCTAGCATTAACGACTATTACCTCAACTTATTATTTGAACATATAAGATAGAAAGGGTGTAGAGCACCCTTTCTTTAATCACGCTTTTTTACCCGTCGTATAATAACTGTAATGAGATTAAATAGCTGATCAATTTTAGTGGTTAAAAAAATGATTGTTTGTTGAAACCTTAGTCAGAAGATTCTGATTCAGATCAAGTGTGGATTATTGTTAATTATTAATTTGTTTGTTGATATAAGCAGCAAGCTGGCGGACTTTACGAGTATGATTTTTATATCCGTCTGACTGGATAAAATCGGCTATCGCTAATGGGGGCAGGCGACATGTTTAACCTGATAGGTTTATCTTGGAGTGAGCATCGCGCAACGATTGACGACTACAAAACTAGGCTTATCTTGGAGTGAGCATCGCGCAACGATTGACGACTACAAAACTAGGCTTATCTTGGAGTGAGCATCGCGCAACGATTTACGACTACAAAACGTAAAAGAGCGTTTAACTATACGATGGGGGTTATGACTATTGGGACACTGTTTTTTATATTAAATTAAAGGTTGCCAAGCAAAACGTGGCAACCTTTAAGCTAATAGTCAGAATGAACAAAAAAACAATTAAAGCATCGTTTTTACATTAAAGTTGAACGATCAGCTTGCCTTTATTTTCACCGGTGGAGAATAAGTTCAGGCCTTCAATAGCAGACTCTAACCCCTGTAATACATGTGAGCGATGTTTGATTTGTCCAGCCATTACATAGGGGGTCAATTTTTCTAACAACTCCGGTACCTGATGAAAGTGATCCGGCATGGTAAAACCTTGAATGGTAATACGACGTTTAATAATATTTAACCAACTTGGACCTAAATCCGGCACGTCGGCATCATAAGCTGAAATTAATCCACAGACAACAACACGGCCATGTGCATTAATACGATCAAAGATGAAATGTTGGATTGGGCCACCGGTATTTTCAAAGAAAAGATCAATGCCATCGGGTGCCGCTTTTGCCAGTTGCGCGTCTAAATCATCACTTTTATAATTGATTGCGGCATCAAAACCCAATTCATTGACTATCCAGTCTGCTTTTTCCTGGTTTCCGACAACCCCAATCACCCGTAGACCTTCAGCTTTTGCGAGTTGTCCAACGATTGAACCAACTGAACCTGCTGCGCCTGTAACAATAAGTGTTTCACCTTTTTTAGGCTTGCCTACATTAAATAAACCTTGTACTGCGGTTAAACCGGGCAATGCAAATACAGATAAAATATTTTCATTAGGTAATGGCGCCGTTACTTTATTTACCCCTTGGCCATCACTTAAAAAATACTCCTGCCACCCCATCATACCCGTAACACGATCGCCCACTTCAAAATCAGGATGGTGACTCATCGTCACTTCACCGATGCCGGAACTGCGCATCACATCACCCAATGCAACGGGCGGGATATAACTGTTCATATCAGCGCTCATCCAACCGAACATAGCCGGATCCAATGACATATGCTGTTGTTTTACCAGAAACTGCCCTGCTTCAACAGTTGGAATCGTTTTTTTAACAACTTCAAATAATGATGAGTCAAGAGGGCCGCCAGTAGGACGTTTAATTAAATTAATTGCGGTAAATGTTGCCATAGTTATATTCCTTTTAAGAGATCCAGTTGCTAACTGACAGTGCCATTATGGCAACTTTAAAGCGTGAGATATACCCCCTAGCTGGAAAGCTCGAAAGCTCGATGCTCTAAAGCTGTCAGCTGTCAGCCCGCCACTCGAAAGCTCGCAGCCCGAAAACTCGCAGCTTGCTCTTCAGACGTTAAAATCAGCTATTTTTGTAAGCCGTCTTCCTATAGACTCCTACCTGTGATTTTTACTTATTTAATACTTCAAAACCACGACAGTTTAACCGCCGACACCTTCTTATCTCTTTCTAAAATGGCACTAAAATGAATAATATAACGATAGCAACTCACAACGGTAATTTTCATGCAGATGATGTTTTTAGTATCGCTGCCCTTAAAAGCATTTTCCCTACTTTTAAACTCATCCGCACACGTGATTTAGCGCTTATCGGCCAGGCAGATATTGTGCTTGATGTGGGTGGTGAATATGATCCCGATGCGGGCCGTTTTGATCATCATCAACGTGGCGGTGCAGGTGAACGCGAAAACGGTATTCCTTATTCTTCATTTGGTTTAATTTGGAAAAAATATGGCCTAGAAATATGTCAAGGTAATCAGGACGTCGCCAATGCGCTTGATGCGGGCCTGGTATCAAACATTGATGCCATAGATTGTGGTCATGTCGAAGGGGTTTCTAAAGGTATCAGCCTTAGCCAGACTATTTCAATGTTCAACCCTACCTGGCAGGAAGAGAGTCACTTTGATGCCTGTTTTGATGACGCGGTTGACTTTGCAGTACGCGTTTTAGCCCGCTTTATAGCCTCTGCTAACGGCGGCATTAGTGCAAAAGTTATTGTCGCCGGCGCGATTGAAAATGCGCTTGATCCAAGAGTGATTGTATTGGAAAAATATACTCCCTGGAAAAGAACGGTTCACGCCTTATCTAAGGAGGCGTTATATATGGTATTCCCCTCTCAGACGGGCGAATGGAGAATTCAAACCGTGCCTGTTGAACCGGGTTCATTCGAAGACAGAAAATCACTGCCAAAAGAATGGGCCGGCTTATCCGGTAAAGCACTGGTGGATGTAACCGGTATTGATGATGCTATGTTCTGCCATAATGGTTTATTTATTGCGGGTGCAGAATCATTTTCAAGCGTAATGAAAATGGCCGCCATGGCACTTCAGGAAGATTAGTATTGCTGGCAGTAATAAAACCAATCTACCTGAAGCAGGGTTAAGCCGTATAAAAAATATTGCTTAAACTATATTGCTTAAACCATGTTGCTTAAATTATATTGTACAAATTAGTTTGTACAATATAGAGACAGCCTTGTTTCAAATGATCCTGCTTTGATAGCCCACCCTGCCACGAAAGCAGATAATAAACTGAAGTCACTCAGGGCTTAATAAATACCCTGAGCGGCAGATTCTAGAAGTCTTTCAGAGTCTGCTTAATCTGTTCGATACTGATGTGGCGCACATCTTTGCCTTCGACTAAAAAAACCACATACTCGCAAATATTTTTACCATGATCGCCTATGCGTTCGAACGCTCGAGCGCACCAGGTGATCCGCAGGCAATTTTTTATTTCACGGGGATCTTCCATCATTTTAGTGATTAATAGTCGCGAAATATTGTCAAATTCTATATTTATCTGCTCATCTTGTTCAATGACCTGCAGTGCTGTTTCAATATCCAGGGCCGCATAAGCTTTCATTGCTTGATGCAGGTTCGCTATCACCGTTTCGCCTAAATGTTTTAACTCATTAAATTGACGCGGATTTTGTTCTGAATTAATTATTTTTAACGCATTACGTCCTAATTTTGTTGCTTCATCACCAATACGTTCGATATCGGTAATAGTTTTAATAATACAGATGATTAAACGCAAATCACTTGCAGCGGGTTGTCTGGTCGCAATAATATGGGTGCAGGCTTCATCTATCTTAATTTCAAATTGATTGATTTTCTTATCGTTATCAATTACCTGCTGAGCAAGCTCTGTATCCGATGTAAGCAGGCAATTCAAG is a window from the Psychromonas ingrahamii 37 genome containing:
- a CDS encoding MYG1 family protein, with the translated sequence MNNITIATHNGNFHADDVFSIAALKSIFPTFKLIRTRDLALIGQADIVLDVGGEYDPDAGRFDHHQRGGAGERENGIPYSSFGLIWKKYGLEICQGNQDVANALDAGLVSNIDAIDCGHVEGVSKGISLSQTISMFNPTWQEESHFDACFDDAVDFAVRVLARFIASANGGISAKVIVAGAIENALDPRVIVLEKYTPWKRTVHALSKEALYMVFPSQTGEWRIQTVPVEPGSFEDRKSLPKEWAGLSGKALVDVTGIDDAMFCHNGLFIAGAESFSSVMKMAAMALQED
- a CDS encoding phytanoyl-CoA dioxygenase family protein, with the protein product MLANPSQLKTTYDAQGYFVIRDYFTASEISSLRKVILKFHTLWKDDNEIFYREEAFNSSLITGSQYLGYDNRVKLFNFISSKKIMNIVESVMAADPAFMNTQLFFDPVSPEQKDFWHRDCQYDYDIEDQKKVIYNPQVLHLRVPLFDEPGIELVPGTHKRWDSDEEFNVREEIKGRVSSDNLSTGQEIELAAGDLLVFSADMIHRGRYGLDRLALDILVFDSAGDYADYVDDDCLPDTSMLDKIADPRLFLNTINLKSKG
- a CDS encoding NADP-dependent oxidoreductase, which gives rise to MATFTAINLIKRPTGGPLDSSLFEVVKKTIPTVEAGQFLVKQQHMSLDPAMFGWMSADMNSYIPPVALGDVMRSSGIGEVTMSHHPDFEVGDRVTGMMGWQEYFLSDGQGVNKVTAPLPNENILSVFALPGLTAVQGLFNVGKPKKGETLIVTGAAGSVGSIVGQLAKAEGLRVIGVVGNQEKADWIVNELGFDAAINYKSDDLDAQLAKAAPDGIDLFFENTGGPIQHFIFDRINAHGRVVVCGLISAYDADVPDLGPSWLNIIKRRITIQGFTMPDHFHQVPELLEKLTPYVMAGQIKHRSHVLQGLESAIEGLNLFSTGENKGKLIVQL
- a CDS encoding acetyl-CoA C-acetyltransferase; the protein is MKDVVIVSAKRTAIGSYLGVFNNVSPIDLAVTAVKSALEAANVTPQQVDNLIFGHVFSAGLGQNPARQIAKFAGIPDQATANVVSMVCGSGLKAVMDAVLQIQTGESEIVVAGGTESMSNAVYTLDSHRTGAKTGNSQLTDIVLKDGLIDAFSGFHMGITAENLAKKYQISREEQDAYALQSQQRAETAITSGRFKNEIAAHIISTRGGDTIVDSDEYPRFGIPLKVISKARPAFKKDGTVTAANASGLNDGAAAVVLMSKEKALALGLTPMVTIRAQGAAGVDPDIMGYGPVPATQKALKKAGLTVQDLNLVEANEAFASQCLSVIKGLGLDPAITNVNGGAISLGHPVGASGARILVTLLHELTKRKERYGLATLCIGGGQGVALLVENENR
- the phoU gene encoding phosphate signaling complex protein PhoU is translated as MRKDLNITGHISKRYNDELEQIRYLLIEMGELVIRQVEDGLNCLLTSDTELAQQVIDNDKKINQFEIKIDEACTHIIATRQPAASDLRLIICIIKTITDIERIGDEATKLGRNALKIINSEQNPRQFNELKHLGETVIANLHQAMKAYAALDIETALQVIEQDEQINIEFDNISRLLITKMMEDPREIKNCLRITWCARAFERIGDHGKNICEYVVFLVEGKDVRHISIEQIKQTLKDF
- a CDS encoding CoA-acylating methylmalonate-semialdehyde dehydrogenase; this encodes METVQNFINGQISESNSQRFSPVFNPATGKQTRQVVLSNEAETEKAITAADSAFPAWAKMPPLKRARVMFAFKALLETNMDRLARLISNEHGKVYSDAVGEITRGLEVVEYACGIPHLQKGEHSANVGTGVDSHSLMQPLGVCVGITPFNFPAMVPMWMFPIAIATGNTFVLKPSEKDPSFALELAALLKQAGLPDGVFNVVNGDKQAVDVLLTDPRVQAASFVGSTPIAEYIYSTASAHGKRCQALGGAKNHCLLMPDADLDMAANAIMGAAYGAAGERCMALSVVVAVGDETGDQLVEKLQAQIKEMRVGPGIVDGPENDMGPVVTAQHKAKICDYITAGEQQGASLLVDGRHLTVDGHEAGYFVGPTLFDNVLPDMSIYKEEIFGPVLVVVRVPNYQTGLELINNHEFGNGTAIFTRDGESARQFSEDVLAGMVGINVPIPVPMAFHSFGGWKRSVFGPLNVHGSDGVRFYTRMKTVTSRWPASVRLEEHASSFVMPTM
- a CDS encoding sulfite exporter TauE/SafE family protein — its product is MIVLDPWFYATAIPAVLIYGISKGGFGGALGIIAVPLMSMVIVASQAAAILLPILCVMDFFAVKQHYRHADYGLLRGMLPGSLIGVALAGLFLSVTPESGLKLLIGGLSLFFCLQYIALGADKQKKRGTLSAWFWSLMSGFSSTAIHAGGGPASIYLLPLKLDKIVFVATMAVLLGVLNLFKLIPYSLLGGFNQTNLMTSLVLMPLAPVGVKIGVWLLHRVSQPLVYRLCYIFLFLSGCKLFWDGGQTLLQS